The Bacillota bacterium genome contains a region encoding:
- the moaA gene encoding GTP 3',8-cyclase MoaA — protein sequence MKDGFGREINYLRMSVTDRCNLRCRYCMPEQGVQPIAHADVLRYEEIERLVRVAARLGFWRVRVTGGEPLVRKGLAGFVARLASVAGVADVSLTTNGILLADLAGELRRAGLRRVNVSLDTLREDRFAWITRRPEFRRAWAGIMAALREGLVPVKVNVVLMAGFNDDEVEDFARLTREYPLWVRFIELMPLGNNGLHGESRYLPVASVWPRLQTLGPLEEIPSSAGDGGGPARYFTYRGAPGRLGLITPLSQHFCGDCNRLRLTSDGRLNPCLAGLGEVDVRGPLRTGATDDDLASLIALAVHQKPEEHHMAPGEVACDRQMSRLGG from the coding sequence GTGAAGGACGGGTTTGGGCGGGAGATAAACTACCTGCGGATGTCGGTGACCGACCGCTGCAACCTGCGCTGCCGCTACTGCATGCCTGAGCAGGGGGTGCAGCCCATCGCCCACGCCGACGTCCTCCGCTACGAGGAGATCGAGCGGCTGGTGCGGGTGGCGGCCCGGCTGGGGTTCTGGCGGGTGCGGGTGACCGGCGGTGAACCCCTGGTACGTAAGGGGCTGGCGGGGTTCGTAGCCCGCCTGGCGTCTGTCGCCGGCGTTGCAGACGTCTCCCTCACCACCAACGGGATCCTCCTGGCCGACCTGGCCGGCGAATTGCGGCGGGCGGGGTTGCGCCGGGTGAACGTGAGCCTGGACACCCTGCGGGAAGACAGGTTCGCCTGGATCACCCGGCGCCCGGAGTTCCGGCGGGCCTGGGCGGGGATCATGGCGGCGCTGCGGGAGGGCCTGGTGCCGGTCAAGGTGAACGTGGTCCTGATGGCCGGGTTCAATGACGACGAGGTGGAGGATTTCGCCCGCCTCACCAGGGAATACCCCCTGTGGGTGAGGTTCATTGAACTCATGCCCCTGGGCAACAACGGGCTGCACGGGGAGTCCCGGTACCTGCCGGTGGCGTCCGTCTGGCCCCGCCTCCAGACGCTGGGGCCCCTGGAGGAAATCCCCTCCTCGGCCGGGGACGGCGGTGGACCCGCCCGCTATTTCACCTACCGGGGTGCGCCGGGGAGACTGGGCCTGATCACCCCCCTCAGCCAGCACTTCTGCGGGGACTGCAACCGCCTGCGCCTCACCTCGGATGGGCGCCTGAACCCGTGCCTGGCGGGACTGGGGGAGGTGGACGTGCGCGGACCCCTGCGCACGGGCGCCACGGACGATGACCTCGCCAGCCTTATCGCCCTGGCCGTGCACCAGAAGCCCGAGGAGCATCACATGGCCCCGGGGGAAGTGGCCTGCGATCGGCAGATGTCCCGCCTGGGCGGCTAG
- the moaC gene encoding cyclic pyranopterin monophosphate synthase MoaC produces the protein MGEEGARLSHLDEAGRVHMVDVSGKEASVRVAVARGRVTMSRRTLDLVRQAALPKGDVLAVARVAGIMAAKEASRLIPLCHPLPLDHIHIDLRLRDGGGAQGAAEGRPEGRGQGAAEGDAEGRLKGRAEGSSEGWAEVLIQATVRARAPTGAEMEALTAVMGAALAVYDMCKGADKGMVIGEVRLVRKEGGRSGRWEREGEELWPCSDE, from the coding sequence GTGGGCGAAGAGGGCGCGCGGCTCAGCCACCTGGACGAGGCGGGGCGCGTACATATGGTGGATGTGTCAGGGAAGGAGGCGTCGGTCCGGGTGGCGGTGGCCCGGGGCCGGGTGACCATGTCGCGCCGCACCCTGGACCTGGTCCGGCAGGCTGCCCTCCCCAAGGGGGACGTGCTGGCGGTGGCACGGGTGGCCGGTATCATGGCCGCCAAGGAGGCATCCCGGCTCATCCCCCTGTGCCATCCCCTGCCCCTGGACCACATCCACATCGACCTGCGTCTTCGCGACGGGGGCGGGGCGCAGGGCGCCGCAGAGGGAAGGCCAGAGGGAAGGGGGCAGGGCGCCGCAGAGGGCGACGCAGAGGGAAGGCTAAAGGGAAGAGCGGAGGGAAGCTCAGAGGGTTGGGCGGAGGTGCTCATCCAGGCTACGGTGCGAGCGCGGGCACCTACCGGCGCCGAGATGGAGGCCCTCACCGCCGTGATGGGAGCGGCTCTGGCGGTTTACGATATGTGCAAGGGCGCGGACAAAGGTATGGTCATCGGCGAGGTGCGCCTGGTCCGGAAAGAGGGAGGGCGCAGCGGCCGGTGGGAACGGGAAGGTGAAGAGCTGTGGCCCTGCAGCGACGAATAA
- a CDS encoding MogA/MoaB family molybdenum cofactor biosynthesis protein, which produces MALQRRIRAGILTASDSAYRGERQDESGPVIAAILEKAGMEIVHQKVLPDDKGALAVELKYMADGLGLDVVLTTGGTGLGPRDRTPEATRAVIDREVPGIAEAVRAAGLRKTPHAMLSRAVAGVRGSTLIVNLPGSPRAAQENLEVLMPALGHAVELLQGTAVDCARLRR; this is translated from the coding sequence GTGGCCCTGCAGCGACGAATAAGAGCGGGAATCCTCACCGCCAGCGACAGTGCCTACCGGGGCGAACGCCAGGACGAGAGCGGGCCGGTGATCGCCGCCATCCTGGAAAAAGCGGGCATGGAGATCGTGCACCAGAAGGTGCTCCCTGACGATAAGGGCGCCCTGGCGGTGGAACTGAAGTACATGGCCGACGGGCTGGGTCTGGACGTCGTCCTTACCACCGGGGGCACGGGCCTGGGGCCGCGGGACCGCACACCGGAGGCCACCCGCGCCGTCATTGACCGGGAGGTACCGGGCATCGCCGAGGCCGTGCGGGCGGCCGGGCTGCGCAAGACACCCCACGCCATGCTCTCGCGGGCCGTGGCCGGGGTGCGGGGCAGCACCCTCATTGTGAACCTGCCCGGCAGCCCCCGGGCCGCGCAGGAGAACCTGGAGGTGTTGATGCCCGCCCTGGGGCATGCGGTGGAGCTCCTCCAGGGTACGGCCGTCGACTGCGCCCGCCTGCGCCGCTGA
- a CDS encoding MaoC family dehydratase: MEFEVGQRASVSRTVTEADVVNFAGVSGDFNPVHVDAEYARATRFGQRVAHGLLTASIMSSVLGMQIPGPGAIYLGQTLKFLKPVFIGDTVTAHVEVTGWTVEKRRVILNTWVEDQRGEKVLEGEANLLVPA; encoded by the coding sequence GTGGAATTCGAGGTGGGGCAGCGGGCTTCCGTTTCACGCACCGTTACGGAAGCCGATGTGGTCAACTTCGCCGGTGTGAGCGGTGACTTCAATCCCGTGCACGTGGACGCCGAGTACGCCAGGGCCACCCGCTTCGGCCAGCGGGTGGCTCACGGCCTGCTCACGGCCAGCATCATGTCGTCCGTCCTGGGCATGCAGATTCCGGGTCCCGGAGCAATTTACCTTGGCCAGACCCTGAAGTTCCTCAAGCCCGTGTTCATCGGGGATACCGTGACCGCGCACGTGGAAGTCACCGGGTGGACGGTCGAAAAGCGCAGGGTGATCCTGAACACCTGGGTGGAAGACCAGCGCGGCGAAAAGGTCCTGGAGGGCGAAGCCAACCTGCTGGTCCCCGCCTGA
- the hpt gene encoding hypoxanthine phosphoribosyltransferase, whose product MEGHNVLISAEEIERRVKELAEEISRDYQGKEPLLVCVLKGGVIFLADLVRHLTVPVNMDFMAVSSYGQSTITSGQVRIIKDLDTSTEGRHVLLVEDIVDTGLTLSYLCDILLARDPASLKVCTLLDKAARRRVKVPVDYVGFEVPNVFLVGYGLDYRERYRELPYIARLEAEPEDG is encoded by the coding sequence ATGGAAGGGCATAACGTGTTGATCAGCGCGGAGGAGATCGAACGCCGGGTGAAGGAGCTGGCGGAGGAGATCTCGCGTGACTACCAGGGCAAGGAGCCCCTCCTCGTGTGCGTCCTCAAGGGCGGAGTGATCTTCCTGGCCGACCTGGTGCGGCACCTAACCGTGCCGGTGAACATGGACTTCATGGCGGTGTCGAGCTACGGGCAAAGTACCATCACCTCCGGGCAGGTGCGCATCATCAAGGACCTCGACACCAGCACCGAGGGCCGCCACGTCCTGCTGGTGGAGGACATCGTGGATACCGGGCTCACGCTGTCCTACCTGTGCGACATTCTGCTGGCACGGGATCCCGCCAGCCTCAAGGTTTGCACGCTGCTCGACAAGGCCGCCCGTCGCAGGGTCAAGGTTCCCGTTGACTACGTGGGGTTCGAAGTGCCCAATGTATTCCTGGTGGGGTACGGGCTGGATTACCGGGAGCGCTACCGGGAACTGCCGTACATCGCGCGCCTGGAGGCCGAGCCGGAAGATGGCTGA
- the guaA gene encoding glutamine-hydrolyzing GMP synthase has product MDVILVLDFGAQYAQLIARRVREQGVFSKIVPATWPAARILEERPAGLILSGGPASVYAGGAPHLDPDLLRAGVPVLGICYGMQLLAFMLGGGVARGERCEFGRAQVEVLDEDDILAGLGPGPLDVWMSHGDLVRTPPTGFRVLARTPVTPVVAMADSGRHLYGVQFHPEVVHTPRGKEVLANFLFRVCGCQGDWTTSSFIDSAVERVREQVGDGRAVCALSGGVDSAVAAALTRRAIGERLTCIFVDTGLLREGEPEQVVSVFRDVFGLPLIHVRAAGRFFAALRGVIDPEVKRQRVGELFVRIFEEEAARLGPVEFLVQGTIYPDVIESGTATAATIKTHHNVGGLPERMTFRLVEPLRELFKDEVRAVGEALGLPETLVRRHPFPGPGLAVRVVGEVTPDKVEVLRRADAVVAEQIRQAGWYRRLWQAFAVLTDTRSVGVKGDARAYGWTVAVRAVESEDAMTADWARLPHDLMEAISTRIVNEIPAVSRVVYDITSKPPATIEWE; this is encoded by the coding sequence ATGGACGTCATACTGGTACTGGACTTCGGAGCCCAGTACGCCCAGCTGATTGCCCGGCGGGTCCGCGAGCAGGGCGTTTTCAGCAAGATCGTGCCGGCCACCTGGCCGGCTGCGCGCATCCTGGAGGAGAGGCCGGCGGGGCTGATCCTGAGCGGCGGGCCTGCCAGTGTCTATGCCGGGGGTGCACCCCACCTCGACCCCGACCTGTTGCGGGCGGGGGTACCGGTACTGGGGATTTGCTACGGCATGCAACTGCTCGCCTTCATGCTCGGGGGCGGGGTGGCACGGGGCGAAAGGTGTGAGTTCGGACGGGCCCAGGTGGAGGTGCTGGACGAGGACGACATCCTGGCCGGCCTGGGCCCCGGTCCCCTGGACGTGTGGATGAGCCACGGCGACCTGGTGCGGACGCCCCCGACGGGATTCCGCGTGCTGGCCCGCACGCCCGTCACGCCCGTGGTGGCCATGGCCGACAGCGGCCGTCACCTTTACGGGGTGCAGTTCCATCCCGAGGTGGTGCACACTCCGCGCGGGAAGGAAGTACTGGCCAACTTCCTGTTCCGGGTGTGCGGGTGCCAGGGGGACTGGACGACATCTTCCTTCATCGACAGCGCGGTGGAGCGGGTGCGGGAGCAGGTGGGCGATGGGAGGGCGGTGTGTGCCCTCTCCGGAGGGGTGGATTCGGCCGTGGCCGCGGCCCTCACCCGGCGGGCCATCGGCGAGCGCCTCACCTGCATCTTCGTGGACACCGGACTGCTGCGGGAAGGCGAGCCGGAGCAGGTGGTGAGCGTGTTCCGGGACGTTTTCGGGTTACCCCTCATTCACGTGCGGGCGGCCGGCCGCTTCTTCGCCGCCCTGCGCGGGGTGATCGACCCCGAGGTCAAGCGCCAGCGCGTCGGCGAACTGTTCGTGCGCATCTTCGAAGAAGAAGCTGCCCGGCTGGGGCCGGTTGAGTTCCTGGTGCAGGGCACCATATACCCCGATGTGATCGAGAGCGGGACGGCCACGGCGGCCACCATCAAGACCCACCACAACGTGGGCGGACTGCCCGAGCGCATGACCTTCCGGCTGGTGGAGCCCTTACGGGAGCTGTTCAAGGACGAGGTGCGCGCGGTGGGAGAGGCTCTGGGACTGCCCGAGACCCTGGTGCGGCGCCATCCCTTTCCCGGGCCGGGACTGGCGGTGCGGGTGGTGGGGGAGGTAACCCCCGATAAGGTGGAGGTCCTCCGCCGGGCCGATGCCGTCGTCGCCGAGCAAATCCGGCAGGCCGGGTGGTACCGCCGGCTGTGGCAGGCGTTTGCGGTGCTGACGGACACCCGCTCCGTGGGGGTGAAGGGGGATGCCCGCGCTTACGGCTGGACGGTCGCCGTGCGGGCGGTGGAGAGCGAGGACGCCATGACCGCAGACTGGGCGCGCCTGCCCCACGACCTGATGGAAGCCATCTCGACCCGGATCGTCAATGAGATCCCGGCCGTCAGTCGGGTGGTGTATGACATCACGTCCAAGCCGCCCGCCACCATCGAGTGGGAGTGA
- a CDS encoding MFS transporter, with protein sequence MSNGTTAGATTEARGSFPHWRRNLYAACAGQFVLMAAIQLLMPFLALFIHEDLGIQDMRRVELWAGAIQSASMLMAALMSPVWGALADRHGRKVMVLRAAAAVGVFSMLAALVRNVHQLLAVRLLMGLFSGFGAAAVALVGAGTPPHLLGYALGILSTGQLAGIVFGPLLGGVLAAAIGYRGTFLITGLLSLGACLLMAVLVREHFVPVAREQAEPLRAQMRGVAAVPGLLAVFGVLLMAQVANSSAGPQLSLFVLELTGDPDRAATLAGIAFAAAGLGSALAAPLLGRRADALGCKPTLTLATAGAVLLVLPQALVREVWQLAALRFGLGMFVGGILPTANALVGHLTPRRRRATAYGLTSSATFMGNFLGPVLGAVVVATFGLRAIFLFTGLLMLANLLWVSIAVREPARTLPDGQAPREPHISDTH encoded by the coding sequence ATGAGCAACGGAACAACTGCGGGAGCAACCACTGAAGCACGGGGCAGCTTTCCACACTGGCGGCGCAACCTCTATGCGGCGTGCGCCGGCCAGTTCGTCTTGATGGCGGCCATCCAGCTGCTCATGCCTTTCCTGGCCCTGTTCATCCATGAGGACCTGGGCATCCAGGACATGCGCCGGGTGGAACTGTGGGCGGGGGCGATCCAGTCGGCCAGCATGCTCATGGCCGCGCTGATGTCCCCCGTGTGGGGCGCGCTGGCGGATCGCCACGGCCGCAAGGTGATGGTCCTGCGGGCCGCCGCCGCCGTGGGCGTGTTCAGCATGCTGGCTGCCCTGGTGCGCAACGTCCATCAGCTGCTGGCGGTACGCCTCCTCATGGGACTGTTCAGCGGCTTCGGCGCTGCTGCGGTGGCCCTGGTGGGTGCAGGAACCCCTCCCCACCTCCTCGGGTACGCCCTCGGCATCCTCTCCACCGGGCAGCTGGCCGGGATCGTGTTCGGCCCCCTGCTCGGGGGAGTGCTGGCCGCGGCCATCGGCTACCGCGGCACATTCCTGATCACGGGCCTCCTGTCTCTGGGGGCCTGCCTGCTGATGGCAGTCCTCGTCCGGGAGCATTTCGTGCCAGTGGCGCGTGAGCAGGCAGAACCTCTGCGCGCCCAGATGCGCGGGGTGGCCGCCGTACCCGGGCTGCTGGCGGTATTCGGGGTGCTGCTCATGGCCCAGGTGGCCAACTCCAGCGCCGGGCCCCAGCTTTCCCTCTTCGTGCTGGAGCTCACCGGCGACCCCGACCGGGCCGCCACGCTGGCCGGCATAGCGTTCGCCGCCGCCGGCCTGGGCAGTGCTCTCGCCGCTCCTCTCCTGGGCAGGCGAGCCGATGCCCTGGGCTGCAAACCCACCCTAACTCTGGCCACGGCGGGAGCAGTTCTGCTCGTCCTCCCCCAGGCCCTGGTCCGTGAGGTCTGGCAACTGGCGGCCCTGCGCTTCGGCCTGGGGATGTTCGTGGGCGGCATCCTGCCCACGGCCAATGCCCTGGTGGGCCACCTCACTCCCCGCCGGCGCAGGGCCACCGCCTACGGCCTCACCTCAAGCGCCACCTTCATGGGCAACTTCCTGGGACCCGTTCTGGGCGCCGTGGTGGTGGCCACGTTCGGGCTGCGGGCCATCTTCCTGTTCACCGGCCTGCTCATGCTGGCCAACCTGCTATGGGTGTCCATCGCCGTACGCGAGCCGGCGCGGACTCTCCCGGACGGGCAGGCCCCACGGGAACCCCACATCAGCGATACTCACTGA
- a CDS encoding ABC transporter ATP-binding protein — translation MMLTVENLRVSYDRIAALHGITFHVEEGEIVCIIGANGAGKSTTLRAISRLVPAEPGSKIAFRGENLLRYPPERVVSHLGISHVPEGRRLFDNLTVMENLRLATFARKDHQQIDRDLERVFSIFPRLKERISQKAGTLSGGEQQMLAVARAFMSGRRMMLLDEPSMGLAPLLMMNVFDALGEMNREGTTILLVEQNARMALKFAQRGYVLENGRLVLAGTSQELLDNPDVKKAYLGG, via the coding sequence CTGATGCTCACGGTGGAAAACCTGCGCGTCTCCTACGACAGAATCGCCGCCCTGCACGGGATCACCTTTCACGTGGAGGAAGGGGAGATAGTGTGCATCATCGGCGCCAACGGGGCGGGGAAGAGCACGACCCTGCGCGCCATTTCCCGACTGGTGCCGGCAGAACCGGGGAGCAAGATCGCGTTCAGGGGGGAGAACCTGCTCAGGTACCCGCCGGAAAGGGTGGTGAGCCACCTGGGTATATCCCACGTCCCCGAAGGGCGGCGCCTCTTCGACAACCTGACGGTTATGGAAAACCTGAGGCTGGCCACCTTCGCCCGCAAGGACCACCAGCAGATCGACCGCGACCTGGAGCGGGTCTTCTCCATCTTCCCGCGCCTGAAAGAGAGGATCTCCCAGAAAGCGGGGACCTTGAGCGGCGGCGAGCAGCAGATGCTCGCCGTGGCCAGGGCGTTCATGAGCGGGCGGAGGATGATGCTCCTGGACGAGCCATCGATGGGCCTGGCTCCCCTGCTCATGATGAACGTGTTCGACGCCCTGGGCGAGATGAACAGGGAGGGGACCACCATCCTCCTGGTGGAGCAGAACGCCCGCATGGCGCTCAAGTTCGCCCAAAGGGGCTACGTGCTGGAAAACGGCAGGCTGGTGCTCGCCGGCACCTCCCAGGAGCTCCTGGACAACCCCGACGTCAAGAAAGCCTACCTGGGCGGCTGA
- a CDS encoding ABC transporter ATP-binding protein, with protein sequence MSLLDVEGVTHYFGGLRAVHEYHLRIETGQIKGLIGPNGAGKTTIFNLITGVFRPTRGEIIFDGGNITGLPPHRIAALGVGRTFQNMMLWRHMTVLDHVRLAHYSKINYGLAGAFLATPRRHRQEAEIEERSYGLLRMLGVERFAPKVITELPYGAQRRVEIARALATDPKLLLLDEPTAGMNPEEMMEMVDIIRRIHRELGMAVFLIEHRMRVVMDLCETIQTLNFGEVIAEGSPEEIRNNPVVIEAYLGKEVVT encoded by the coding sequence ATGTCTCTCCTGGACGTTGAAGGCGTGACCCACTACTTCGGCGGGCTGCGGGCGGTACACGAGTACCACCTGCGCATCGAGACGGGCCAGATCAAGGGACTGATCGGGCCCAACGGGGCGGGCAAAACCACCATCTTCAACCTCATCACGGGCGTGTTCCGGCCCACCCGCGGGGAAATCATCTTCGACGGCGGGAACATAACCGGCCTTCCCCCGCACCGCATTGCCGCCCTGGGTGTAGGCCGGACCTTCCAGAACATGATGCTCTGGAGGCACATGACCGTCCTGGATCACGTCAGGCTGGCCCACTACTCCAAAATCAACTACGGCCTGGCAGGAGCCTTTCTGGCCACCCCACGCCGGCACCGGCAGGAGGCCGAGATCGAAGAGAGGTCGTACGGGCTGCTCAGGATGCTGGGGGTGGAACGGTTCGCGCCAAAGGTGATCACCGAGCTGCCGTACGGGGCCCAGCGCCGGGTGGAAATCGCCCGGGCTCTGGCCACAGACCCGAAGCTGCTGCTCCTGGACGAACCCACCGCGGGTATGAATCCCGAAGAAATGATGGAGATGGTCGATATCATCCGCAGGATCCACCGGGAACTGGGGATGGCCGTTTTCCTCATCGAGCACCGCATGCGGGTGGTCATGGATCTGTGCGAGACCATCCAGACCCTCAACTTCGGAGAGGTGATCGCCGAGGGTTCACCGGAGGAGATCCGCAATAACCCCGTGGTGATCGAAGCTTACCTGGGCAAGGAAGTGGTGACCTGA
- a CDS encoding branched-chain amino acid ABC transporter permease encodes MAIPPQHLSTPDVSTRPTISRALSLLGNVPLLGWLLGALAAVISEFLFGLPLALTLGLGRIPVLFGFEVMLKAPQHIPGTLVYLLLVYLLPAFAVALATAQATDELAGRLLRSPALSMVIHLALLYASIHLWCSLSDYRYLVARLALIAVMLTLSLNVVNGYMGEFSCSHPGFMALGAYTASVLTVLCFVEDDVFGAPLLPPALGPFLFPLALVAGGLVAALGALAVAIPSFRARGDYLGVITLAFTFVVKSLFENLEIVGGPRGFMNQPNWAGLPTIFLWTILCIAVISNFVRSTLGKALNAVRDGEMAAEAMTVDTRRTKIVAFLFAAFWAGVAGGLFAHVVSYINPATFGAQKLAEVLAMVYFGGLNSVVGSVAGGLGLTLFSEALRPLEVWKWVLIPVLLILVMVFRPTGLIAFRDFDIIKLLGPRRRREEGAGYVSPGR; translated from the coding sequence ATGGCAATTCCTCCGCAGCATCTGTCGACGCCCGACGTGTCAACCCGCCCCACCATAAGCAGGGCTCTGAGCCTGCTGGGGAACGTGCCCCTCCTGGGATGGCTGCTGGGGGCGCTGGCGGCGGTCATCTCCGAGTTCCTGTTCGGCCTGCCCCTGGCCCTGACCCTGGGACTGGGTCGCATCCCGGTTCTCTTCGGGTTCGAAGTGATGCTCAAGGCTCCCCAGCACATTCCCGGCACGCTGGTGTACCTGCTTCTCGTCTATCTCCTGCCCGCGTTCGCCGTGGCCCTGGCCACGGCGCAGGCAACAGACGAGCTGGCCGGCCGGCTGCTGCGCAGCCCGGCCCTCAGCATGGTGATCCACCTGGCCCTGCTGTACGCCAGCATTCACCTGTGGTGCAGCCTCAGCGATTACCGGTACCTGGTGGCCCGGCTGGCCCTGATCGCGGTCATGCTCACCCTGAGCCTGAACGTGGTCAACGGCTATATGGGTGAGTTCTCCTGCTCCCACCCCGGCTTCATGGCCCTGGGTGCGTACACGGCCTCTGTCCTCACCGTGCTGTGCTTCGTGGAAGACGACGTGTTCGGAGCGCCGCTGCTCCCGCCCGCCCTGGGCCCCTTCCTTTTCCCGCTCGCCCTGGTGGCGGGCGGCCTGGTGGCGGCCCTGGGAGCCCTGGCCGTGGCCATCCCCTCGTTCAGAGCCCGGGGGGACTACCTGGGCGTGATCACGCTGGCCTTCACGTTCGTGGTCAAGAGCCTCTTCGAAAACCTGGAGATCGTGGGAGGGCCGCGCGGCTTCATGAACCAGCCCAACTGGGCAGGCCTTCCCACCATATTCCTCTGGACGATCCTGTGCATTGCCGTGATCAGCAACTTCGTGCGATCGACCCTGGGCAAGGCACTGAACGCGGTGCGGGACGGGGAGATGGCAGCGGAGGCCATGACCGTCGATACCCGCCGCACCAAGATCGTGGCCTTCCTGTTTGCCGCCTTCTGGGCGGGGGTGGCAGGCGGGCTGTTTGCCCACGTGGTGAGCTACATCAACCCGGCTACCTTCGGGGCGCAGAAGCTGGCGGAAGTGCTGGCCATGGTGTACTTCGGGGGGCTGAACTCGGTCGTCGGGTCCGTCGCCGGCGGCCTGGGCCTCACGCTCTTCAGCGAAGCCCTGCGCCCGCTGGAGGTATGGAAGTGGGTGCTCATCCCGGTCCTGCTCATCCTGGTGATGGTGTTCCGCCCCACCGGGCTCATCGCCTTCCGGGATTTCGATATCATCAAGCTCCTGGGCCCCAGGCGCAGGCGGGAGGAAGGGGCGGGATATGTCTCTCCTGGACGTTGA
- a CDS encoding branched-chain amino acid ABC transporter permease, with the protein MAYLLQHVVNALQWGSFYALIALGYSMVYSVLMLFNFAHGDIFMVGAYMGLFVATGLLVLSSAGALALPGWLILVLTLLLAMLLTAVVGMLVERVGYRPLRGAPRASAALTGLMIGITFETLNLALLGAKRRSFPALIDATSYQVAGVSITNTKIMIVVISLLLMLALDQFVRRTKWGMAMRAMAVDIFVVPLMGVPINTMAALTFGLGSALAAVAGVFFGQAYPVLEPYMGMLVGWKAFVAAILGGRGSVLGAALAGFLLGFIEIFVAVIFPSTLRDLIAYSVILVILTFRPYGFFGEPYSARLRL; encoded by the coding sequence ATGGCCTACCTCCTGCAGCATGTGGTAAACGCCCTGCAATGGGGAAGCTTCTACGCCCTGATCGCCCTGGGCTACTCCATGGTGTACAGCGTGCTCATGCTGTTCAACTTCGCCCATGGCGACATCTTCATGGTGGGTGCCTACATGGGATTGTTCGTGGCCACGGGATTGCTCGTTCTGAGCTCGGCAGGGGCGCTGGCCCTGCCCGGCTGGCTCATCCTGGTGCTGACCCTCCTCCTGGCCATGCTGCTCACTGCCGTGGTGGGCATGCTCGTGGAAAGAGTGGGCTACCGCCCGCTCCGCGGGGCGCCGCGGGCGTCCGCAGCCCTGACGGGCCTGATGATCGGGATCACCTTCGAGACGCTGAACCTGGCGCTCCTGGGCGCCAAGAGGCGCAGCTTCCCCGCCCTCATCGACGCCACCTCGTATCAGGTGGCGGGCGTCAGCATAACCAACACCAAGATCATGATCGTCGTCATCTCCCTTCTCCTCATGCTCGCCCTGGATCAGTTCGTACGACGCACCAAGTGGGGCATGGCCATGCGGGCCATGGCAGTCGACATCTTCGTCGTCCCCCTCATGGGGGTACCGATAAACACCATGGCCGCCCTCACCTTCGGCCTGGGCTCGGCCCTGGCCGCGGTGGCAGGCGTCTTTTTCGGCCAGGCCTACCCCGTGCTGGAACCGTACATGGGGATGCTGGTGGGCTGGAAGGCGTTCGTGGCCGCCATCCTGGGGGGCAGGGGATCGGTCCTGGGCGCGGCCCTGGCGGGTTTCCTGCTCGGCTTCATCGAGATATTCGTGGCGGTGATCTTCCCCTCCACGCTGCGCGATCTCATCGCGTACTCCGTGATCCTGGTAATCCTCACCTTCAGGCCCTACGGCTTCTTCGGAGAGCCGTACAGTGCCCGCCTGAGGCTGTGA